From the genome of Triticum aestivum cultivar Chinese Spring chromosome 3B, IWGSC CS RefSeq v2.1, whole genome shotgun sequence, one region includes:
- the LOC123071619 gene encoding PHD finger protein At1g33420 — protein sequence MVVNGRPLKKARTRAEARDFAGFPAATDGGAVGTFREAVRGFLARHARLLPLPSIFSPAAAAAPPHLLTWRVSLRVGEEGAEEDAGGCGVELNVVEEDVLRSRSVYCDQCRVVGWSGHPVCGKRYHFIIENDSIQMAGRRRTCCLRCGTPMAAAESRCLLCNFDMEGEELEECGYLHLDDSSHLLHAVVHANGYGHLLRVNGREGGSRHLTGRDIMSFWDRLCKVLHVRKVTVMDISKKQGMDYRLLHAITTGHPWYGEWGYKFGAGSFAHTSDTYQEAVNVLSGIHLALYSSHRSPIRTPLQNTIALYWSLSDRQLVTVRDLFRFIMHLLHQARKDAEMSKPAMDEHREVESNVLCMWTNEDINRAEAAMLKVLRAVQAGRWVSWRALRGAASKAVDSQELLDYSLRGLRGKLMDDGHFIAVRCNTETSAIEYRLETYSNQSPVDATVFGPSVEHLAHDLRFLYDALLNPEIMLSSQPEVVGASAHNAAARILDCKQFIKHYDESAPESPPNPILLAVRCSIELLDHPKDYTAPPVELVLLPATATLGELKMLAARVFQETYLMFHSFQAEQLPEFPNLSDTTPVKHVLGPSQLVRVRGRCTGDHRRIVQFRMERGLENWTVDCTCGAKDDDGERMMACDACGVWQHTRCSGISDFEEVPEKFICRKCASPRKGKGGRGGGGGSGGGRMEMASAGRCKDEIGSSVGGAGKIGRLATVG from the exons ATGGTGGTGAACGGCCGGccgctgaagaaggcgaggacgcgCGCGGAGGCCAGGGACTTCGCGGGGTTCCCGGCGGCCACGGACGGCGGGGCGGTCGGGACGTTCCGGGAGGCGGTGAGGGGCTTCCTCGCGAGGCACGCGCGGCTGCTGCCGCTGCCCTCCATCTTCTCGCCGGCGGccgcggccgccccgccgcacctGCTGACGTGGAGGGTGTCGCTGCGGGTCGGCGAGGAAGGGGCGGAGGAGGACGCCGGTGGCTGCGGTGTGGAGCTCAACGTCGTCGAGGAGGATGTGCTCAGATCGCGATCTGTGTATTGCGATCAGTGCAGAGTCGTAG GATGGAGTGGGCACCCGGTGTGCGGCAAGCGCTACCATTTCATCATCGAGAACGACAGCATCCAGATGGCTGGCCGTCGTCGCACCTGCTGCCTGCGCTGCGGGACTCCCATGGCAGCTGCAGAATCAAG GTGCCTCCTGTGCAACTTTGACATGGAAGGCGAGGAGCTGGAAGAGTGCGGCTACCTGCATCTTGATGATTCCTCTCACTTGCTGCACGCCGTTGTGCATGCGAACGGCTATGGGCATCTTCTCAGGGTAAATGGCCGTGAGGGCGGGTCGAGGCACCTTACTGGCCGTGACATAATGAGCTTCTGGGATCGCCTGTGCAAGGTGCTGCATGTCAG GAAGGTCACTGTCATGGACATATCCAAGAAGCAGGGAATGGACTACAGGCTTCTGCATGCCATCACAACTGGGCATCCCTGGTATGGTGAATGGGGATACAAGTTTGGCGCTGGTAGTTTTGCTCATACCTCGGATACCTACCAGGAGGCAGTTAATGTGCTCTCCGGTATACACCTGGCGTTATACTCCTCACATCGCAGCCCCATCAGAACCCCTTTGCAGAACACAATTGCTCTGTATTGGTCCCTTTCTGATCGACAGCTTGTGACTGTGAGGGACCTCTTCCGGTTCATAATGCACCTGCTTCACCAAGCTCGTAAGGACGCTGAGATGTCAAAACCAGCCATGGATGAGCATAGAGAAGTTGAATCGAACGTGCTCTGCATGTGGACAAATGAAGACATCAACCGAGCTGAAGCTGCAATGCTCAAGGTCCTCCGGGCTGTCCAAGCTGGGCGCTGGGTGTCCTGGCGTGCACTGAGGGGAGCTGCATCGAAGGCTGTTGATTCACAGGAACTGCTTGATTACTCTCTTCGAGGTCTGCGGGGGAAACTGATGGACGATGGCCATTTCATTGCTGTCCGCTGCAATACTGAGACAAGCGCAATTGAATACAG GCTGGAAACATATTCCAATCAGTCCCCAGTTGATGCAACTGTGTTTGGACCCTCTGTAGAGCATCTTGCACATGATCTTCGCTTCCTCTATGATGCTCTGCTGAACCCAGAAATAATGCTGTCTTCGCAACCAGAGGTGGTGGGTGCATCAGCACACAATGCAGCTGCAAGGATACTTGACTGCAAGCAGTTCATCAAACACTACGATGAGAGTGCTCCAGAATCTCCCCCGAACCCAATCCTGCTTGCTGTGAGGTGCTCCATTGAACTGCTTGATCACCCAAAGGACTACACTGCACCTCCGGTGGAACTTGTACTTTTACCAGCAACCGCTACCCTGGGTGAACTGAAAATGCTGGCCGCAAGGGTCTTTCAAGAAACGTACCTCATGTTCCATAGCTTCCAGGCTGAACAGCTCCCTGAATTCCCAAACTTAAGTGACACAACCCCTGTGAAGCACGTGCTTGGCCCAAGCCAGCTTGTTAGGGTGAGAGGACGGTGCACTGGGGATCACAGGAGAATTGTGCAGTTCAGGATGGAGAGGGGCTTGGAGAACTGGACGGTGGACTGCACCTGTGGTGCCAAGGACGATGACGGTGAGAGGATGATGGCGTGTGATGCGTGTGGAGTGTGGCAGCACACAAGATGCTCAGGAATCAGTGATTTTGAAGAAGTCCCTGAAAAATTCATCTGCAGGAAGTGTGCCAGTCCACGCAAAGGAAAGGGGGGTCGTGGTGGTGGGGGTGGCAGTGGTGGCGGCAGAATGGAGATGGCTTCTGCCGGGAGGTGCAAGGATGAGATAGGATCGTCTGTTGGTGGTGCGGGCAAAATTGGGCGCCTAGCAACTGTTGGGTGA